The Variovorax sp. S12S4 genome includes the window GATCGAAGCCGCGATCAAGCCCGACGATGCGCACTTCGCGTGTACGCGGCTGCTGGCGTTGGAGAACACGCTGGGCGGCAAGCTGCTTCCCTTCGACTACGTTCAAGCCGCGACGGATCTTGCCAAGAGCAAGGGGTTGCAGCGGCATCTGGACGGCGCGCGTCTCTTCAATGCCGCGACAGCGCAGGCTGCGCTGAACAAGCGCAACGACATCCGGGCGGAAGCCCGCCGGATTGCGCAGTGCTTCGACAGCGTGTCGGTCTGCTTCAGCAAGGGCCTGGGCGCGCCGATCGGCTCGGCGCTGGTGGGGTCGCGCGAGTTCATTGCGCGGGCGCATCGCATCCGCAAGATGGCGGGCGGCGGCATGCGGCAGGCAGGGCTGCTCGCGGCGGCGGCATCGCACGCGCTCGACCATCACATCGACCGGCTGGCCAATGACCACGCGCTCGCGCAGCGCCTGGCGCAGGGGCTCGAAGGCATCGAAGGCCTGAAGGTCGAGGCGCCGCACACCAACATCGTGTTCGTCGACCTGACGGGTGTCGCGCAGGCGCGTTCTTCGGAACTGCTCGCTCACCTCAACCAGCAGGGCATTCTTGCGACGGGCCTCTATCGGCTGCGCTTCGTGACGCATCTCGATGTCGATGCGACGGGTGTGGACCGCGCCATTGCCGCCCTCCGCGGCTTCTTCAACGCCTGACACCAGGGAACCAAGGAGCCCGCGATGCCCGATCTTCCGCATCTGCTCGCTTTCATCGCCGCAGGCTGGCTGCTGAACCTGACCCCGGGGCCTGATGTGCTCTACATCGTGACGAATTCGCTGCGCTCGGGCGTGCGCGCCGGCATCGTGGGCGGGTTTGGCGTTCTCACCGGCTGCTTCGTTCATATCTTCGCGGCGGCGGTCGGCGTCGGCACGCTGCTGGCCACCTCGGCGGCCGCCTTCACGGTGCTCAAGTACGTGGGCGCGGCTTACCTGCTGTACCTCGGCGTGCGCATGGTGCTGTCGCGCGCCAAGCCGCCAGCCGATATTCAGGCGGCTGCCGCGGGCTCCGCCGAGCGCGGGCTCAGGGAGATCTTTCTCGGCGGCTTCTGGACCAATGTGCTGAAC containing:
- the ltaE gene encoding low-specificity L-threonine aldolase, encoding MTDRSSIVDLRSDTVTQPTPAMRQAMMAAPLGDDVFGTDPSVNALQEKIAALLGFEAALFVPTGTQSNLCAILSHCGRGDEYIVGQQAHCYRWEGGGAAVFGSVQPQPLDHAPDGTLPLAQIEAAIKPDDAHFACTRLLALENTLGGKLLPFDYVQAATDLAKSKGLQRHLDGARLFNAATAQAALNKRNDIRAEARRIAQCFDSVSVCFSKGLGAPIGSALVGSREFIARAHRIRKMAGGGMRQAGLLAAAASHALDHHIDRLANDHALAQRLAQGLEGIEGLKVEAPHTNIVFVDLTGVAQARSSELLAHLNQQGILATGLYRLRFVTHLDVDATGVDRAIAALRGFFNA
- a CDS encoding LysE family translocator; protein product: MPDLPHLLAFIAAGWLLNLTPGPDVLYIVTNSLRSGVRAGIVGGFGVLTGCFVHIFAAAVGVGTLLATSAAAFTVLKYVGAAYLLYLGVRMVLSRAKPPADIQAAAAGSAERGLREIFLGGFWTNVLNPKVALFFLAFVPQFIAPDADNKSLYFVMLGVLFNLNSIPIVVGWAAFAGWMARRSAVQKGMHWLDRAAGVLFIGFGLKLAFTDAPAGRVGP